A single genomic interval of Mycobacterium sp. DL592 harbors:
- a CDS encoding ABC transporter ATP-binding protein — protein MTPILTVRDLQVSFRTDDGVVRAVDGVSFEVSPGEVVAIVGESGSGKSVTAQTLIGLTRAPNSKITGSVMFEGRDLIELSDEDFRGVRGEHIAMVFQDPMTSLNPVYRVGDQIAEMIRAHREVSKSEALSQAVELLRSVGIPNPERRVRDYPHEFSGGMRQRVMIAMALALDAELLIADEPTTALDVTIQAQILRLLENLNAERNLSVVLITHDLGVVAEMADRVVVMYGGQIVEDGRLEEIFYNPQHPYTWGLLGSIARLDEARPERLPQIPGQPPSLLSPPTGCRFAARCQYAFEKCTQPPALEARVGNPGHLDRCWLTPDEKLANR, from the coding sequence ATGACCCCGATCCTCACCGTCCGCGACCTGCAGGTCAGTTTCCGCACCGACGACGGCGTGGTGCGCGCGGTCGACGGAGTGTCCTTCGAGGTCTCCCCCGGCGAGGTCGTCGCGATCGTCGGCGAGTCCGGTAGCGGCAAGAGCGTGACGGCGCAGACGCTGATCGGCCTGACCCGTGCCCCGAACTCGAAGATCACCGGCTCGGTGATGTTCGAGGGCCGCGACCTGATCGAGCTCTCCGACGAGGACTTCCGCGGTGTGCGGGGCGAACACATCGCGATGGTGTTCCAGGACCCGATGACCTCGCTGAACCCGGTGTACCGGGTCGGCGATCAGATCGCCGAGATGATCCGTGCCCACCGCGAGGTCTCCAAGAGCGAGGCACTGTCCCAAGCGGTGGAATTGCTTCGCTCGGTGGGCATTCCGAACCCGGAGCGCCGAGTCCGGGACTATCCGCACGAGTTCTCCGGTGGCATGCGTCAGCGCGTGATGATCGCCATGGCCCTGGCCCTGGATGCCGAGCTGCTCATCGCCGACGAGCCCACCACGGCCCTCGACGTCACCATCCAGGCGCAGATCCTGCGGCTGTTGGAGAACCTCAACGCCGAGCGCAACCTGTCGGTCGTGCTGATCACCCACGATCTCGGCGTCGTCGCCGAGATGGCTGACCGGGTGGTGGTGATGTACGGCGGTCAGATCGTCGAGGACGGCCGACTCGAGGAGATCTTCTACAACCCGCAACACCCCTACACGTGGGGGCTGCTGGGGTCGATCGCGCGTCTCGACGAGGCCCGCCCCGAACGACTGCCGCAGATTCCGGGCCAGCCGCCGTCGCTGCTGAGCCCACCGACGGGCTGTCGCTTCGCTGCCCGATGCCAGTATGCGTTCGAAAAGTGCACGCAACCACCGGCTTTGGAGGCCCGCGTCGGCAACCCCGGCCACCTGGACCGCTGCTGGCTGACACCCGACGAGAAGCTGGCGAACCGATGA
- a CDS encoding ABC transporter ATP-binding protein, producing the protein MRGDPLLEVSDLVVHFPIKSGIVVDREVARVHAVDGVSFTLHEGETLGLVGESGCGKSTLCRAILQLVTPTSGSVRFDGQELVGLSRRALRPLRREMQMIFQDPFASLNPRKRVGQIIGDPLELHGLASGAELRRRVQDLLDRVGLQAEHYNRYPHEFSGGQRQRIGIARALALQPKLIIADEPVSALDVSVQAQIINLLEDLQQEFGLSYLFVAHDLGVVRHVSDRVAVMYLGKVVENSDSDGLYDNPLHPYTNALLSAVPIPDPRKNFARERITLEGDVPSPIDPPPGCRFHTRCVSATDICRTEEPALVAHADSHMVACHHPRTSS; encoded by the coding sequence ATGAGGGGCGATCCGCTGCTGGAGGTCAGCGACCTCGTCGTGCACTTCCCGATCAAGTCGGGCATCGTGGTGGACCGCGAGGTCGCCCGCGTGCACGCCGTCGACGGCGTCAGCTTCACCCTTCATGAAGGCGAAACCCTGGGCCTGGTCGGTGAATCCGGTTGCGGCAAGTCCACACTGTGCCGAGCGATCCTGCAGCTGGTGACGCCGACGTCGGGCTCGGTGCGTTTCGACGGCCAGGAGCTGGTCGGGCTTTCGCGGCGTGCGCTGCGGCCGCTGCGCCGCGAGATGCAGATGATCTTCCAGGATCCGTTCGCCTCGCTGAACCCGCGCAAGCGGGTGGGTCAGATCATCGGTGACCCGCTGGAGTTGCACGGGCTGGCCAGCGGCGCCGAACTCAGGCGGCGGGTGCAGGATCTGCTCGACCGAGTGGGTCTGCAGGCCGAGCACTACAACCGGTACCCGCACGAGTTCTCCGGCGGGCAACGGCAGCGCATCGGCATCGCCCGCGCGCTGGCGTTGCAGCCCAAGCTGATCATCGCCGACGAACCGGTGTCGGCGCTGGACGTCTCGGTGCAGGCGCAGATCATCAACCTGCTCGAGGATCTGCAGCAGGAGTTCGGGCTGTCGTACCTGTTCGTCGCTCACGATCTGGGCGTCGTCCGCCATGTCTCCGACCGGGTCGCGGTGATGTACCTGGGTAAGGTCGTGGAGAACTCCGACTCCGATGGGCTCTACGACAACCCGCTGCATCCATACACCAACGCCCTGCTGTCCGCAGTGCCGATACCGGACCCGCGCAAGAACTTCGCGCGGGAACGGATCACGCTCGAAGGCGACGTGCCCAGTCCGATCGACCCGCCGCCGGGCTGCCGTTTCCACACCCGCTGCGTGTCGGCCACCGACATCTGCCGCACCGAGGAACCCGCGTTGGTCGCGCATGCCGACAGCCACATGGTGGCCTGCCACCACCCCCGCACGTCGTCGTGA